A DNA window from Drosophila sechellia strain sech25 chromosome X, ASM438219v1, whole genome shotgun sequence contains the following coding sequences:
- the LOC6615055 gene encoding arginine/serine-rich coiled-coil protein 2, producing the protein MSAARLPYYQRDQEDGHQRSAARGHQRGYYERGSFSGSSRREHSRYSRSHSRSRSRSHSAERFGQRRRRQKRQSSRYHRDHDSRDRSRDRSRDRSRDRSRDRSRDRSRDRSRDRERDRDRDHSRRSSHYRRSESPSSSDIGHGSNNSRRGQHASSSSKSELSAVQKAAVAAAAATNQVQLAGKSSGASAVGAYYNLDTDEPFDKERIHREMEQKLREALAREGKVYPPPKPEPPSHPVFANDGSFMELFKKMQEGQKQQATSQLVPPAVKEVMQQQLVPPETTSTGPALPAIAVGAASSAAAPYIAAAAAGKLAPPPPIVGRRRGGKVLKTGVVAKVKTPNESDVDPKDFWSLYLAEVNKYKSNACDTDNGKRPLVK; encoded by the coding sequence ATGTCGGCGGCCCGCCTGCCCTACTATCAGCGGGATCAGGAGGACGGCCACCAGCGGAGCGCCGCACGCGGCCATCAGCGCGGCTACTACGAGCGTGGCTCATTTTCCGGATCCTCCAGACGAGAGCACAGTCGCTACAGTCGCAGCCATTCGCGTTCCCGCAGTCGGAGCCACTCCGCCGAACGCTTTGGCCAGCGTCGCCGCCGCCAGAAGCGGCAGTCATCCCGTTACCATAGAGACCACGACTCCAGAGATCGTTCCAGAGATCGCTCCAGAGATCGTTCCAGAGATCGTTCCAGAGATCGCTCCAGAGATCGCTCCAGAGATCGCTCTAGGGATCGAGAACGTGATCGCGATAGGGACCACTCAAGGCGCTCTAGCCACTATCGACGCTCGGAATCACCGTCCTCTTCTGACATTGGCCATGGATCCAACAACAGCCGAAGAGGCCAACATGCATCGTCATCCAGTAAATCGGAGCTAAGCGCCGTACAGAAAGCagctgttgcagctgctgccgccACAAATCAGGTCCAGTTGGCTGGCAAGAGCAGTGGCGCGTCCGCGGTGGGCGCCTACTACAACCTGGACACTGACGAGCCCTTTGACAAGGAGCGCATTCACCGCGAGATGGAGCAAAAGCTGCGCGAAGCACTGGCCAGGGAGGGCAAAGTGTATCCGCCGCCAAAGCCGGAGCCACCATCGCATCCTGTCTTCGCCAACGACGGCTCGTTCATGGAATTATTTAAGAAGATGCAGGAGGGCCAAAAGCAACAAGCGACCAGCCAGTTAGTGCCGCCAGCGGTCAAGGAAGTCATGCAGCAGCAGTTGGTCCCGCCGGAGACGACCTCCACAGGGCCTGCACTGCCGGCCATTGCAGTGGGAGCTGCCAGCAGTGCTGCGGCGCCGTACATTGCTGCCGCGGCGGCCGGCAAGCTGGCGCCGCCGCCACCCATCGTGGGACGACGTCGCGGCGGAAAGGTCCTCAAAACTGGCGTAGTGGCCAAGGTGAAGACGCCCAATGAGAGCGACGTGGACCCGAAGGACTTCTGGTCGTTGTACCTGGCCGAGGTCAACAAGTACAAGAGCAACGCCTGCGATACGGACAACGGCAAGCGGCCGCTGGTCAAGTAG
- the LOC6615057 gene encoding transmembrane protein 203, translating to MFKLSELVRWLGLTEFEILVNLCGLLVFTITLAVKLHLQARAGPGGILPEPMGDWFTVFSPLFFIDICNAYFCVIVGIRMYLDSNNKRKALHRFMWSTYFLVLIAIFKYLLCLKLSSKTGLEYSEVFSPIFVLLQLVAVRACQLPNSI from the coding sequence ATGTTCAAACTCTCGGAGCTGGTGCGCTGGCTGGGGCTCACCGAGTTCGAGATCCTGGTCAACCTGTGCGGCCTGCTTGTGTTCACCATCACGCTGGCCGTCAAGCTCCATCTGCAGGCCAGGGCCGGACCCGGCGGCATACTCCCGGAGCCCATGGGCGACTGGTTCACCGTTTTCAGCCCCCTGTTCTTCATCGACATCTGCAACGCGTACTTCTGCGTCATTGTGGGCATTCGCATGTACCTGGACTCTAACAACAAGCGCAAAGCCCTGCATCGCTTCATGTGGAGCACGTATTTCCTGGTGCTCATCGCCATCTTCAAGTACCTGCTCTGCCTGAAGCTATCCAGCAAGACGGGCCTCGAGTACTCGGAGGTCTTCTCGCCAATCTTCGTTCTGCTGCAGCTTGTGGCTGTGCGCGCCTGCCAGTTGCCCAACTCCATCTGA
- the LOC6615056 gene encoding ribonuclease P protein subunit p20, which translates to MMGSNHPEHGTKPRSTKHHKQQNHRVVRKQPPRPAVSDRHNIYITSKTDLKAQQRRCEELINSGVHEIFLHCMGFSVTRGLNIALRLVQNSEGALSYAINTSTVQLVDELHPLCDAEDITFRQRNNSALHIKISNNSLFDIVVPQPSQSQTQAQSLGQFRGKAKARQ; encoded by the exons ATGATGGGAAGCAATCATCCCGAGCACGGGACCAAGCCGAGATCCACCAAACACCACAAGCAACAGAACCACCGAGTGGTGCGCAAGCAGCCGCCGCGCCCCGCAGTCAGCGACCGCCACAACATCTACATCACCAGCAAGACAGACTTGAAG GCCCAGCAGCGCCGCTGCGAGGAGCTGATCAACTCCGGGGTCCACGAGATCTTTCTGCATTGCATGGGCTTCTCCGTCACCCGCGGCCTCAATATCGCCCTGCGCCTCGTCCAGAATTCTGAAGGCGCCCTCAGCTACGCCATCAACACCTCCACCGTTCAACTGGTGGACGAACTGCACCCTCTGTGCGATGCCGAGGACATAACCTTCCGCCAGCGCAACAACTCGGCCCTGCACATCAAGATCTCCAATAACAGTCTCTTCGACATCGTCGTGCCGCAACCGTCGCAGTCCCAGACGCAAGCCCAGTCCCTGGGCCAGTTCCGAGGCAAGGCGAAGGCCAGGCAGTAG
- the LOC6615059 gene encoding FAD-linked sulfhydryl oxidase ALR yields the protein MRMLFMIFTIAERSFKILELPITPTLLLRRQSHNYGYDYTSPTHIELSREATRLVIRRLQRTVLRLIRDPDFIMSAEANPEMDKEHQESPFAAHRKAGASGAGKQDSNCRTCNDFKSWSKQQRLISNVQSAKVKHMAAAEKLTVNAAEDLPRDDCPLDKVRLGISTWGLLHTMAAFYSDNPTDTEKRDMKTFFEVLSRLYPCEFCAKDFRTDLDVNPINVNSQKELALWLCKFHNRVNDKLGKPLFDCTKVNERWRDGWLDGSCD from the exons ATGCGCATgctttttatgattttcaCAATAGCCGAGCGAAGTTTCAAGATTCTAGAACTACCCATCACACCAACGCTCTTGCTGCGCCGCCAGTCCCACAACTACGGCTACGACTACACCAGTCCCACGCACATCGAACTCAGCCGGGAGGCCACTCGCCTGGTAATCCGCCGTCTGCAGCGCACCGTTCTCCGCCTGATCCGTGACCCGGACTTCATCATGTCCGCCGAGGCGAATCCCGAGATGGATAAGGAGCACCAGGAGTCCCCATTCGCAGCGCACCGCAAGGCCGGTGCCAGCGGTGCCGGCAAACAGGACTCGAACTGCCGCACCTGCAACGATTTCAAGTCGTGGTCCAAGCAGCAACGCCTCATCTCCAACGTGCAGAGCGCCAAG GTGAAGCACATGGCCGCCGCCGAGAAGCTGACCGTCAACGCCGCCGAAGATCTGCCCCGCGACGACTGCCCGCTGGACAAGGTGAGGCTGGGAATTTCCACCTGGGGACTGCTCCACACCATGGCCGCCTTCTACTCGGACAACCCCACGGACACCGAGAAGCGCGACATGAAGACCTTCTTTGAGGTTCTGTCGCGCCTTTACCCCTGCGAGTTTTGCGCCAAGGACTTTCGCACCGA CCTGGACGTCAACCCCATCAATGTGAACTCCCAAAAAGAGCTAGCACTGTGGCTGTGCAAGTTCCACAACCGGGTGAACGACAAACTGGGCAAACCGCTCTTCGACTGCACCAAGGTGAACGAGAGGTGGCGCGACGGCTGGCTGGACGGCTCCTGCGACTAG
- the LOC6615058 gene encoding beta-parvin, producing MSTLNRPKSPHTPTAIKKGEKEDSFWDKFSTLGRKRGTREVKKVQEEGKYAIDSPGSPSQYDIPPEDYALREHEQRAVIDPQSISDPEVIKLQRILVDWINDELAEQRIIVQHLEEDMYDGQVLHKLWEKLTGKKLDVPEVTQSEQGQHEKLNIVLKAVNHTLGFHQKIPKWSVASVHSKNIVAILHLLVALVRHFRAPVRLPENVFVTVVIAEKNAGVLNAQKFQEQITSEYDDLGMRCEKDAFDTLINCAPDKLAVVKKSLITFVNKHLAKLNFEISDLNTDFRDGVYLCLLMGLLGGFFVPLHEFHLTPQDVDQMVSNVAFAFDLMQDVGLPKPKARPEDIVNMDLKSTLRVLYSLFTMFKDYA from the exons ATGTCCACACTGAACCGCCCCAAATCCCCGCACACGCCTACCGCCATTAAAAAGGGCGAGAAGGAGGACAGCTTCTGGGACAAGTTCAGCACTTTGGGCCGCAAACGCGGCACCCGCGAAG TGAAGAAGGTCCAGGAGGAGGGCAAGTACGCCATCGACTCGCCCGGATCGCCCAGCCAGTATGACATCCCGCCGGAGGACTATGCCCTGC GCGAGCACGAACAACGCGCCGTCATCGATCCACAGTCCATCAGTGATCCCGAGGTGATTAAGCTGCAGCGCATCCTCGTCGACTGGATCAACGACGAGCTGGCCGAGCAGCGCATCATTGTTCAGCACCTGGAAGAGGACATGTACGACGGCCAGGTGCTGCACAAGCTGTGGGAGAAGCTCACCGGCAAGAAGCTGGACGTTCCGGAGGTCACCCAGTCGGAGCAGGGCCAGCACGAGAAGCTCAACATCGTCCTGAAGGCCGTCAATCAT ACACTCGGCTTTCACCAAAAGATTCCCAAGTGGTCGGTGGCCAGCGTGCACTCGAAGAACATCGTGGCTATACTGCATCTGCTGGTGGCTCTGGTGCGCCACTTCCGGGCGCCCGTTCGCCTGCCAGAGAACGTGTTCGTGACCGTCGTTATTGCGGAGAAGAATGCGGGCGTGCTGAACGCGCAGAAGTTCCAGGAGCAGATAACGTCCGAGTACGACGACCTGGGCATGCGCTGCGAAAAGGACGCCTTCGACACGCTGATCAACTGTGCGCCGGACAAGCTGGCCGTGGTGAAGAAGTCCTTGATCACATTCGTAAACAAGCACCTGGCCAAGCTGAACTTCGAGATCAGCGATCTGAACACGGACTTCCGCGATGGTGTCTACCTGTGCCTGCTGATGGGCCTGCTCGGTGGATTCTTCGTGCCGCTGCACGAGTTCCATTTGACGCCGCAGGACGTGGATCAGATGGTCAGCAACGTGGCCTTCGCCTTCGACCTGATGCAGGACGTGGGCTTGCCCAAACCAAAGGCGCGGCCGGAGGACATCGTGAACATGGACCTCAAGTCCACCCTGCGCGTCCTCTACAGCCTGTTCACCATGTTCAAGGACTATGCCTGA